The genomic stretch CTTCCAGGTGCAGCGCATCGGCAAGGAGTTCCTGACCGACCCGGTGTTCCTGGCCACGGCGGGCGGCCAGATCCACGTCGAGCTGATGACGCACCGCGCGTACCAGGTCCACCCGATGCAGAAGGACCGCTCGCTGGCGACGCTCATCGAGTGGGAGAACCCGACCGCGGCCATCATCTTCGCCAACACGCGCCGCGAGGTCGAGTACCTCGCCACGTTCCTCAACAACTACGGCTACGACGCCGCCGGCATCTCGTCCGACCTGACCCAGAAGGCGCGGGAGAAGACGATGAAGCGGATGCGCGACGGCGAGCTGCGCTTCCTGGTGGCCACCGACGTCGCCGCGCGCGGCATCGACGTGGAGGACCTGAGCCACGTCTTTCAGTACGACATCCCGCAGGACCGCGAGTACTACGTCCACCGCTCAGGCCGGACGGCGCGTGCGGGCAAGGCGGGCGTCTCGATCGCCATCACGACGGCGACCGACATGCCGACGCTGCGCCAGATCGCGCGCAAGTACGACATCCCGCTCGAGGAGCGCGACATGCCGACCGAGGAGGAACTCGCGTCCCGCGTCGGCCAGCGGCTGACGAACCTCTTGGAGGACCGGATGCGCTCCCGCTCGAACCTGGAGCGCGAGCGCCAGAGCCGCTTCGTCGCCGTCGCCAAGGCGCTGGTCGAGGAGGGCGAGCCCGAAGTGCTGGCCATGCTTCTGGACGAGGCCTACCAGTCCAGCCTCCACGGCGCGCCCGTCGGCCCGGCGATGGACCGCTCGGAGTCCGAGTACGACATCCGCCAGCGGGAGGCCCGTGAGGAGCGCGAGGGCCGCGGCGAGCGCCGCTCCCGCCGCGACGACGACGACCGCGGAGGCCGGGGCCGCTCCCGCCGCCGCGACGACGACGCGGCCGACGACCGCCCGGACGAAGCACACGCCGACGCCCGCGACGACGTGTCCACCGACACCGCCTCCGAGACGCCCCGTGCCGACGATCAGCCCGAGGCGGACGTGAAGCCGAAGCGCAAGCGCCGTCGCTCCAAGCGCAAGTCGAGCGGCGACGGCGGGTCGGAGGCCTAGGCCTGCGAGGTGTGGAGGGCGTGGACCGCGGGCCGCTGTGCCTCTGGGGGCGTCCTACGCACCGTGCCCGACGGCCTCGCTCCGGTGTGACCTGACTCTCCCCTCCTATGATCGAACTCTGCACCGCCGCGCTGCTCTACGCCGCCTCTGCCGGAGCGCCGGGCGCCGCCCCGTTCACCGTCTTCGACGCGCAGGGCGCGCAGGTGGAGCTGGCGACCCTCTGCAACGCCATGGACGACGCCGACGTCGTCTTCCTGGGTGAACTGCACAACGACTCGACGGCGCACGCCATCCAGCTCGAACTGCTCGCGTGGGCAGACGCGGCCACCCGGAGCACCGACCGGCCACTGGTGCTTGGCCTGGAGATGGTCGAGACCGACGCACAGACGGTGCTGGACGAATACCTCGCCGGGCTCGTCCGGGAGCGCGACTGGCTGGCCGCGAGCCGCCCGTGGACCAACTACGAGACCGACTACCGCCCCCTGGTCGAGTTCGCCCGCGAGCACGGCGCCGCGGTCGTCGGCACGAACGCGCCGGGGCGCTACGTGAGCCTGGTCTCGCGGCGCGGCGGCGTGGCCGTGCTCGACAGCCTGAGCGCGTCCGCCCGCGCATGGCTGCCTCCGTCCTCGGCTCCCCCGTCCGACCCGCTAGCGGCCAAGTTTATGGACCTGATGGGCGGGATGCCGCACGGCGCGGGCCCGACCGTGGAGGGCATGCTGGCCGGGCAGAACCTGCGCGACGCCACGATGGCGTGGCAGATCGCCCAGTCGCTGGCCGACCATCCCGGCGCCTTGGTGATCCACGTCAACGGGAGCTTCCACAGCGAGGGCGGGCTCGGCATTCCCGAGCACCTCGCCCGCCTCGCGCCCGAGGCGCGAGTCCTCGTCGTCACGATGGCGCCCGACGCCAAGCCCGGCTCCCTCGGCGACGACTTCGTGATCCGTACCGCCCCGTAGGGACGGATCGCGATCCGCTCTCGCCGGGGGGAGAGCGAGGACCCGTCCTCCGTCTCCGGTCGCCCGTCCTCGCAGGGCACGTCCTCCTCCCCGGACGTGGCGCCCGAAGACGGTATCTTCGCCTCTCCTCTTCGCGGCCGCGCCTATTCGCCTTCGGAACGCCCTGTCTGACCCTCGCTCGGCTCGTCCCGACGGCAC from Rubrivirga sp. SAORIC476 encodes the following:
- a CDS encoding DEAD/DEAH box helicase, with product MAFKAVFDLTQKAQNEAKAERQLDTPFDAPDENVDAAAIADLPERLQAGVEALGWPALMPVQAEAIPYILDNRDLIVQSRTGSGKTGAFLLPLLEKLDVREKTTQALVLCPTRELASQIHAEFERMNAGLAPEERLNAIPVYGGVGYGPQVEAFEKGAQLVVGTPGRVLDHLSRGTLKLDKLRTIILDEADEMLSMGFFPDMIKVRRYLPKQRDSYMFSATMPFQVQRIGKEFLTDPVFLATAGGQIHVELMTHRAYQVHPMQKDRSLATLIEWENPTAAIIFANTRREVEYLATFLNNYGYDAAGISSDLTQKAREKTMKRMRDGELRFLVATDVAARGIDVEDLSHVFQYDIPQDREYYVHRSGRTARAGKAGVSIAITTATDMPTLRQIARKYDIPLEERDMPTEEELASRVGQRLTNLLEDRMRSRSNLERERQSRFVAVAKALVEEGEPEVLAMLLDEAYQSSLHGAPVGPAMDRSESEYDIRQREAREEREGRGERRSRRDDDDRGGRGRSRRRDDDAADDRPDEAHADARDDVSTDTASETPRADDQPEADVKPKRKRRRSKRKSSGDGGSEA
- a CDS encoding ChaN family lipoprotein, whose product is MIELCTAALLYAASAGAPGAAPFTVFDAQGAQVELATLCNAMDDADVVFLGELHNDSTAHAIQLELLAWADAATRSTDRPLVLGLEMVETDAQTVLDEYLAGLVRERDWLAASRPWTNYETDYRPLVEFAREHGAAVVGTNAPGRYVSLVSRRGGVAVLDSLSASARAWLPPSSAPPSDPLAAKFMDLMGGMPHGAGPTVEGMLAGQNLRDATMAWQIAQSLADHPGALVIHVNGSFHSEGGLGIPEHLARLAPEARVLVVTMAPDAKPGSLGDDFVIRTAP